In Aythya fuligula isolate bAytFul2 chromosome 6, bAytFul2.pri, whole genome shotgun sequence, the following are encoded in one genomic region:
- the WDSUB1 gene encoding WD repeat, SAM and U-box domain-containing protein 1, which yields MATLIHTLADHSDDVNCCAFSPSLLATCSLDKTVRIYSLSDFTELSYSPLKGHTYAVHCCCFSPLGHLLASCSTDGTTMVWDTRDGQVLAVLGQPSGSPVRVCRFSPESTYLVSGAADGSVVLWNVQSLKLYRSGSVKDGSLVACAFSPNGNCFVTGSSWGDITIWDDTMRCLYNEKAHDLGVTCCDISSHPISDGEHGSRCFQMASCGQDNKVKVWLILFADSLGVELRYKCTLSGHSAPVLACAFSYDGQMLVSGSVDKCVIIYETNTGNILHTLSQHTRYVTTCVFAPCTALLATGSMDKTVNIWQFDSKQPCAGNTVENESEVAVQNWSEDDVSAWLCAQGLTDLVGLFKRNNIDGKELLHLTKESLTNELKIESLGLRSKILQKIEELRMKMVSVSVAIPDEFLCPITRELMKEPVIAADGYSYEKEAMENWISNKRRSSPMTNLPLHSLMLTPNRTLKMAISRWLETQQKYGETT from the exons ATGGCAACATTAATTCACACTTTAGCAGATCACAGTGATGATGTCAACTGCTGTGCTTTCTCACCATCGCTCTTGGCTACTTGTTCCTTGGACAAAACAGTTCGTATTTATTCTTTAAGTGACTTTACTGAGCTTTCATACTCACCTTTGAAAGGTCATACATATGCTgtccactgctgctgcttctctccattGGGACACCTTTTAGCTTCATGTTCAACGGATGGTACTACCATGGTTTGGGACACTCGTGATGGTCAGGTGCTGGCAGTGCTTGGGCAGCCCAGTGGCAGTCCAGTTAGAGTCTGCCGATTTTCCCCAGAGTCCACGTATCTGGTGTCAGGTGCCGCGGATGGGAGTGTAGTTCTTTGGAACGTGCAGTCACTGAAACTGTACAG ATCTGGGAGTGTTAAAGATGGTTCTTTGGTGGCTTGTGCGTTTTCTCCAAATGGAAATTGCTTTGTCACTGGATCATCATGGGGTGATATAACCATTTGGGATGATACAATGAGATGCCTATATAATGAAAAAGCACATGATCTTGGTGTTACCTGCTGTGATATTTCTTCACATCCAATTTCTG ATGGTGAACATGGATCCAGATGCTTCCAGATGGCTTCTTGTGGTCAAGATAATAAGGTCAAAGTCTGGCTTATTTTGTTTGCAGACTCCTTAG GTGTTGAATTAAGATACAAATGTACATTGAGTGGACATTCTGCCCCAGTTCTGGCTTGTGCGTTTTCTTATGATGGACAGATGTTAGTTTCAGG gtctGTGGACAAGTGTGTCATAATATATGAAACT aatactgGAAATATACTTCATACTTTGTCTCAGCATACCAG atATGTTACAACTTGTGTTTTTGCACCATGTACTGCCTTACTTGCCACAGGTTCAATGGATAAAACTGTGAACATATGGCAATTTGACAGTAAGCAACCCTGTGCAG GAAATACTGTAGAAAATGAATCTGAGGTGGCTGTTCAGAACTGGTCAGAGGATGATGTTTCAGCCTGGCTTTGTGCACAGGGCTTAACAGACCTTGTTGGGCTTTTCAAACGGAATAACATTGATGGCAAAGAACTCCTGCATCTTACAAAGGAAAGTCTGactaatgaattaaaaattg AGTCTCTAGGCCTGCGCAGTAAAATCCTTCAGAAAATTGAAGAACTGAGGATGAAAATGGTCTCTGTTTCTGTTGCTATCCCTGATGAGTTCTTATGTCCTATAACTCGGGAGCTTATGAAGGAACCTGTCATTGCAGCAG ATGGCTATTCCTATGAAAAGGAGGCAATGGAAAATTGGATCAGTAATAAAAGACGATCTAGTCCCATGACAAATCTTCCTCTTCACTCTCTTATGCTTACGCCAAATAGGACACTGAAAATGGCTATCAGTCGCTGGCTGGAGACTCAGCAAAAGTATGGTGAAACCACTTAA